From a region of the Zingiber officinale cultivar Zhangliang chromosome 10B, Zo_v1.1, whole genome shotgun sequence genome:
- the LOC122030412 gene encoding F-box/kelch-repeat protein At1g57790-like: MSAYWSEIPTDLLYSILSKLSIPDLFRCAVVCSRWFAVVDKVRRGPGDQCPQIPWLVPENRSLINGEDNDQNTYNFFSLSEGREYEMPSHAPLVCGNIVRSSHGWLIATNDVRIQLQNPITGVQIDLPSIPTLDDRNLMAMKAVLSSDPFRSGDFSVVFVFFCSSMRKDFLFFVSAGDEKWTMIPTTLYYFDDIAFYNGKLYAVSQSKEDNAVIVAAYDLTEPDSTQRGMLVMPLSDIWDFTSNLYFFCVPSGGCIKRW; the protein is encoded by the coding sequence ATGTCTGCTTATTGGTCGGAGATTCCTACGGATCTCTTATACTCGATCCTGTCCAAGCTCTCGATCCCCGACCTCTTTCGGTGCGCCGTCGTATGCTCGCGTTGGTTCGCCGTGGTCGATAAGGTCCGTCGCGGCCCCGGTGATCAGTGCCCGCAGATCCCATGGCTTGTGCCTGAGAATCGAAGCCTCATAAACGGAGAAGATAATGATCAAAACACTTACAACTTCTTCAGCTTATCGGAGGGCCGCGAGTATGAGATGCCAAGCCACGCTCCTCTAGTCTGCGGGAACATCGTCAGATCTTCTCATGGTTGGCTCATAGCCACCAACGATGTCCGTATTCAGCTCCAAAACCCTATCACCGGCGTTCAGATAGACCTTCCCTCGATTCCTACCTTGGACGACCGGAATTTAATGGCCATGAAAGCGGTGTTGTCCTCAGATCCCTTTAGAAGCGGAGATTTCAGCGTCGTCTTCGTATTCTTCTGCTCTTCTATGCGGAAAGACTTCTTGTTCTTCGTTAGCGCAGGAGATGAGAAGTGGACGATGATCCCTACAACTCTATATTACTTCGACGACATAGCCTTCTACAATGGCAAGCTCTATGCGGTGTCACAATCCAAAGAAGATAACGCGGTGATCGTGGCGGCGTACGATCTCACCGAGCCGGATTCGACTCAGAGGGGGATGTTGGTGATGCCTCTGTCTGACATTTGGGATTTTACTTCCAACTTGTACTTTTTTTGCGTGCCTTCAGGTGgctgtataaaaagatggtga